One segment of Polaribacter huanghezhanensis DNA contains the following:
- the bshC gene encoding bacillithiol biosynthesis cysteine-adding enzyme BshC → MKVTQIPFQKTGFFSKIMIDYVAQKEAIQPFYTNFSDVNGFKNQLEEKRASFSLETRKVLVSALKNQYKNVAISEETQQHIDALSQANTFTVTTGHQLNLFTGPLYFLYKIISTINLAEALQEQFPADHFVPIYWMATEDHDFDEINYFNFNNKKIQWKRNDGGAVGHFSTEGLKEVFEQFSATLGSTKNADFLRDLFTKGYIEHNTLAEATRYIANQLFAKYGLVIVDGDDQQLKQLFAPFVAQELQEQVSYTAVTSTIKELEKNYKVQVNPREINLFYLSEDSRERIVFENGVYKVNNTKSTFSKEEILEELREKPQLFSPNVIMRPLYQEVVLPNLAYIGGGGELAYWLQLKDYFNTVSVPFPILVLRNSVQVISAKQQKKLDNLSISTEELFLKKDDLLKLKINENSDISFNFLDAKTLLEQQFYMLRRVANETDESFVGAVSAQEKKQLNGLDNLEKRLLRAEKRKQKELVLRIRELKEQLFPNQGLEERQRNFSEYYLEYGDTFIDALKSILKPLDLKFTILEV, encoded by the coding sequence ATGAAAGTGACGCAAATTCCTTTTCAGAAAACAGGGTTTTTCTCTAAGATCATGATTGATTATGTGGCGCAAAAAGAAGCAATACAACCATTTTACACTAATTTTTCTGATGTAAACGGATTTAAAAATCAATTAGAAGAAAAACGAGCTTCTTTTTCTTTAGAAACTAGAAAAGTATTGGTTTCTGCCTTGAAAAATCAATATAAAAATGTTGCTATTTCAGAAGAAACTCAACAACATATTGATGCACTTTCACAAGCAAATACATTTACAGTCACAACAGGTCATCAATTAAATTTGTTTACCGGGCCGTTGTATTTCTTATATAAAATTATTTCTACAATCAATTTAGCAGAAGCATTACAAGAACAATTTCCTGCGGATCATTTTGTGCCTATTTATTGGATGGCAACAGAAGATCATGATTTTGATGAAATCAATTATTTTAATTTCAACAATAAAAAAATCCAATGGAAAAGAAATGATGGTGGAGCAGTGGGACATTTTTCTACTGAAGGATTGAAAGAAGTTTTTGAGCAATTTTCAGCAACATTAGGAAGCACCAAAAATGCTGATTTTTTAAGAGATTTATTTACAAAAGGATATATAGAACACAACACATTAGCGGAAGCAACAAGGTATATTGCCAATCAATTATTTGCAAAATACGGTTTGGTAATTGTTGATGGAGACGATCAGCAATTAAAGCAATTATTTGCTCCATTTGTTGCGCAAGAATTGCAAGAACAAGTGTCTTATACTGCCGTTACAAGCACGATAAAAGAGTTAGAAAAAAACTATAAAGTACAAGTAAATCCGAGAGAAATCAACTTGTTTTATTTGAGTGAAGACTCTAGAGAACGCATTGTTTTTGAAAACGGAGTTTACAAAGTAAACAATACAAAAAGCACTTTTTCTAAAGAAGAAATTCTAGAAGAATTAAGAGAAAAGCCACAATTATTTTCACCAAATGTTATTATGCGACCGTTGTATCAAGAAGTTGTTTTGCCAAACCTAGCCTATATTGGTGGAGGTGGAGAATTAGCGTATTGGTTACAATTAAAAGATTATTTTAATACTGTTTCTGTTCCTTTTCCGATTTTAGTGTTGCGAAATTCTGTTCAAGTAATTTCTGCGAAACAACAAAAAAAGTTAGATAATTTAAGTATTTCAACAGAAGAATTGTTTTTAAAGAAAGATGATTTATTAAAGTTGAAAATCAATGAGAATTCAGATATTTCTTTTAATTTTTTAGATGCAAAAACTTTATTAGAACAACAGTTTTATATGTTAAGAAGAGTGGCAAATGAAACTGATGAATCTTTTGTTGGAGCAGTAAGTGCGCAAGAGAAAAAGCAATTAAACGGATTAGACAATTTAGAAAAACGGTTGTTAAGAGCAGAAAAAAGAAAACAAAAAGAGTTGGTTTTAAGAATCAGAGAATTAAAAGAACAATTATTTCCGAATCAAGGTTTAGAAGAGCGTCAACGCAATTTTTCTGAGTATTATTTAGAATATGGCGACACATTTATTGACGCTTTAAAATCAATATTAAAACCATTGGATTTAAAATTTACAATCCTAGAAGTCTAA
- a CDS encoding M14 family metallopeptidase — protein sequence MKHKSIFFLFISIISFQLTAQKLQTPSEFLGYKLGSRFTRHHKVVDYFKYISENTDKVKFQEYGKTNELRTLAIAYVSSVENIKNLETIRKQHLTSAGIEHTSELKDKAIVWLSYNVHGNEASSTEASMLTLYKLITENSNYLENTIVIIDPCINPDGRDRYANWYNQVVASPNNVNPDAREHSEPWPGGRPNHYLFDLNRDWAWATQVETQQRLKVYNKWLPHIHVDFHEQGINNPYYFAPAVEPYHEVITDWQRNFQTQIGKNNAKYFDKNGWYYFTKESFDLLYPSYGDTYPTYVGSIGMTYEQAGGGRAGLGITKSDGEALTLWDRLIHHTTTGISTVEMASKNIGQINAEFKKYFKLNDFKYKSYVLHGNKSKTNKLMELLDRHEITYGFAEGKSVSGYDYDTRAKGNMKPSSSDLVVSTNQPKGRLVKALFEPVAKLSDSITYDITAWSLPYAYGFKAIASERLVAANSSKMQPNLATPNYNAYAYTFEWNHISDAALLADILKQNFRVRFNRKEMINSGKKLKTGSLIVTRSDNKHIKDFDQTLVAIANMHHKFANSINTGFSDKGPDMGSSDVRELKNQKIAVLSGQGTSSLSYGEIQYFFEKEINYPFTAINTSDFSVSMLENYHTLVIPNGYYGKFSKSELAKLTSWIRSGGKVIAIGGANSIFANKKSFGLKTKSDKDDKDRSDKDVELINYEDLERESIKGSITGAIFKTKVDNSHPLGFGYGDAYFTLKQGARSYDYLEDGYNVVRLENNTVFSGFVGTKADKNLAKSLIFGEENIGRGSVIYMIDNPLFRAFWDNGKLFFANAIFYTNPSMKKL from the coding sequence ATGAAGCACAAGTCGATATTCTTTCTTTTCATTTCAATTATTTCATTTCAATTAACTGCACAAAAACTTCAGACTCCAAGCGAGTTTTTAGGATACAAATTAGGTTCTCGTTTTACGAGACATCATAAAGTAGTTGACTATTTTAAATACATTTCTGAAAACACAGACAAAGTAAAATTTCAAGAATACGGAAAAACCAACGAGCTAAGAACCTTAGCAATCGCTTATGTTTCTTCTGTTGAAAATATTAAAAATTTAGAAACTATTCGCAAACAACATTTAACAAGTGCTGGTATCGAACACACATCTGAATTAAAAGACAAAGCGATTGTTTGGTTGAGTTATAATGTGCACGGAAACGAAGCCTCTTCTACAGAAGCATCAATGCTAACATTGTATAAATTGATAACAGAAAACAGCAATTATTTAGAAAATACTATTGTAATTATCGATCCTTGTATCAATCCTGACGGAAGAGACCGGTATGCAAATTGGTACAATCAAGTAGTGGCTTCACCAAATAATGTAAATCCTGATGCTAGAGAACATAGTGAACCTTGGCCGGGCGGAAGACCAAATCATTACTTATTTGATTTGAATAGAGATTGGGCTTGGGCAACGCAAGTTGAAACGCAACAACGTTTAAAAGTGTATAATAAATGGTTACCTCATATTCATGTAGATTTTCATGAACAAGGCATCAACAATCCCTATTATTTTGCTCCTGCTGTAGAACCTTATCATGAAGTAATTACAGATTGGCAACGTAATTTTCAAACTCAGATTGGAAAAAATAATGCAAAATATTTCGATAAAAATGGTTGGTATTATTTTACAAAAGAGAGTTTTGATTTGTTATATCCAAGTTATGGTGATACCTATCCAACTTATGTTGGTAGTATTGGAATGACGTACGAGCAAGCTGGTGGAGGAAGAGCTGGATTGGGAATCACAAAATCTGATGGAGAAGCTTTAACGCTTTGGGATCGATTGATTCACCATACAACTACAGGAATTTCTACCGTTGAGATGGCTTCAAAAAACATTGGTCAAATTAATGCTGAATTTAAAAAATACTTTAAACTGAACGATTTTAAATACAAAAGTTATGTTTTACACGGAAATAAAAGCAAAACGAACAAGTTAATGGAGTTGTTAGACAGACACGAAATTACCTATGGTTTTGCTGAAGGAAAATCAGTTTCTGGGTATGATTATGATACAAGAGCAAAAGGAAACATGAAACCTTCTTCTAGTGATTTGGTTGTTTCTACAAATCAACCAAAAGGAAGATTGGTGAAAGCATTGTTTGAACCAGTTGCAAAATTAAGTGATTCTATTACCTACGACATTACCGCTTGGTCATTACCTTATGCTTACGGTTTTAAAGCGATTGCTAGTGAACGATTAGTAGCGGCTAATTCAAGTAAAATGCAACCAAATTTGGCAACTCCAAATTACAATGCGTATGCGTATACATTTGAGTGGAATCATATTTCTGATGCCGCATTATTAGCTGATATTTTAAAACAAAATTTTAGAGTTCGTTTTAACAGAAAAGAAATGATCAATTCTGGTAAAAAGTTAAAAACCGGAAGTTTAATTGTGACTCGTAGTGATAATAAACACATCAAAGATTTTGATCAAACATTAGTTGCTATTGCAAATATGCATCACAAATTTGCAAATTCAATCAACACGGGTTTTTCTGATAAAGGTCCAGATATGGGTTCATCTGATGTTAGAGAACTTAAAAATCAAAAAATTGCAGTGCTTTCTGGACAAGGTACTTCATCATTAAGTTATGGAGAAATCCAATATTTTTTCGAAAAAGAAATCAACTATCCGTTTACGGCAATTAATACTTCTGATTTTTCTGTAAGCATGTTAGAAAATTACCACACATTGGTAATTCCGAATGGTTATTACGGTAAATTTAGTAAAAGTGAATTAGCTAAACTAACATCATGGATTAGAAGCGGAGGAAAAGTAATTGCCATTGGTGGTGCCAACAGTATTTTTGCAAATAAAAAAAGTTTTGGATTAAAAACGAAATCTGACAAAGACGATAAAGACAGATCTGATAAAGATGTTGAGTTGATTAATTACGAAGATTTAGAAAGAGAAAGTATTAAAGGAAGTATTACCGGCGCTATTTTTAAAACGAAAGTGGACAATTCTCATCCCTTAGGTTTTGGGTATGGCGATGCTTATTTTACCTTAAAACAAGGCGCTAGATCTTATGATTATTTAGAAGATGGATATAATGTTGTTCGTTTAGAAAACAATACTGTATTTTCTGGATTTGTAGGAACCAAAGCTGATAAAAACTTAGCAAAATCATTAATTTTTGGTGAAGAAAATATTGGTAGAGGAAGCGTAATTTATATGATTGACAATCCTTTGTTTAGAGCATTTTGGGATAATGGAAAATTGTTTTTTGCAAATGCAATCTTCTATACAAATCCAAGTATGAAGAAATTGTAA
- the rimO gene encoding 30S ribosomal protein S12 methylthiotransferase RimO, translating into MRTKTIKQNKINVVTLGCSKNVYDSEVLMGQLKANGKDVVHEDENDEGNIVVINTCGFIGKAKEESIDTILHHAQRKEAGEIDKVFVTGCLSERYKPDLEREIKNVDQYFGTHDLPNLLKVLEADYKHELIGERLTTTPKHYAYLKIAEGCDRPCSFCAIPLMRGKHISTPIEDIITEATKLAEKGIKEVMLIAQDLTYYGLDIYKKRALADLLLALTKVEGIEWIRMHYAFPTGFPMDVLEVMKNEPKVCNYLDIPLQHINTELLKSMKRGTTHEKTTSLIHKFRETVPEMAIRTTLIVGYPGETEEMFQELKDWVEEMRFERLGAFEYSHEENTGAYVLEDDVPEEVKFKRVNEIMEVQSQISWELNQEKVGKTFRCLFDRKDGEYFYGRTEFDSPDVDNDVIVDATKHYIKIGEFIDVKIDEAGDYDLYGTPIVQ; encoded by the coding sequence ATGCGTACAAAAACCATCAAGCAAAACAAGATCAATGTAGTTACATTGGGCTGTTCTAAAAATGTATATGATAGTGAGGTTTTAATGGGACAATTAAAAGCCAACGGAAAAGATGTGGTTCATGAAGATGAAAATGACGAAGGAAATATTGTGGTAATTAATACCTGTGGTTTTATTGGGAAAGCCAAAGAAGAATCTATTGATACTATTTTGCATCACGCGCAGCGTAAAGAAGCTGGAGAAATTGATAAGGTTTTTGTAACGGGTTGTTTAAGTGAGCGTTATAAACCAGATTTAGAAAGAGAAATTAAAAATGTAGATCAGTATTTTGGTACGCACGATTTGCCAAATTTATTAAAGGTTTTAGAAGCAGATTATAAACACGAATTGATTGGTGAACGTTTAACAACAACACCAAAACATTACGCCTATTTAAAAATTGCAGAAGGTTGCGATCGTCCGTGTTCGTTTTGTGCGATTCCGTTAATGCGTGGAAAACACATTTCTACTCCGATTGAAGATATCATTACAGAAGCTACAAAATTAGCCGAAAAAGGAATCAAAGAAGTGATGTTAATCGCGCAAGATTTAACCTATTACGGATTAGATATTTATAAAAAACGTGCTTTAGCAGATTTGTTACTTGCTTTGACAAAAGTAGAAGGCATCGAATGGATACGAATGCATTATGCGTTTCCAACTGGTTTTCCGATGGATGTTTTGGAAGTGATGAAAAACGAACCAAAAGTGTGTAATTATTTAGACATTCCGTTGCAACACATCAACACCGAATTGTTAAAATCGATGAAACGTGGAACTACGCACGAAAAAACAACTTCGTTGATTCATAAGTTTAGAGAAACCGTTCCAGAAATGGCAATTAGAACAACGTTGATTGTTGGGTATCCTGGAGAAACAGAAGAAATGTTTCAAGAATTAAAAGATTGGGTAGAAGAAATGCGTTTTGAGCGTTTGGGTGCTTTTGAATATTCTCACGAAGAAAATACGGGCGCTTATGTGTTAGAAGATGATGTTCCTGAAGAGGTAAAGTTTAAAAGAGTCAACGAAATTATGGAAGTTCAATCTCAGATTTCTTGGGAACTGAATCAAGAAAAAGTTGGTAAAACATTCCGTTGTTTGTTTGATAGAAAAGACGGAGAATATTTCTACGGACGGACAGAATTTGATTCGCCAGATGTAGATAACGACGTAATTGTTGATGCAACTAAACATTATATAAAAATAGGTGAGTTTATTGATGTAAAAATTGATGAAGCTGGAGATTACGACTTATACGGAACACCGATAGTTCAATAA
- a CDS encoding DNA cytosine methyltransferase: MYKEKLKFIDLFCGIGGFRVAFEEACEENGIQSECVFSSDIDKYAQDSYETNFGERPAGDITQIDEKEIPDHDILFGGFPCQPFSIIGQMKGMDDTRGTLFFDIARIIKEKEPKAFILENVKQLVGHDGGKTLKVIVQALKDIGYHVQYSVLNALDYGLPQKRERVVIVGHREPIMFTFPNPEKPYKSLKEILEKKVEDKYFASEYIREKRKDKHKSSYYPSIWHENKSGNVCSYPYSCALRSGASHNYLLVNGERRLTPREMFRLQGFPDWYKIIVSDAQAKKQAGNAVPVNMIKAVVEKLLPYVATSLDQTSVLIEYDLQYNPS, translated from the coding sequence ATGTACAAAGAAAAATTAAAATTCATCGACCTCTTTTGTGGAATTGGAGGTTTCAGAGTAGCCTTTGAAGAGGCTTGTGAGGAAAATGGCATTCAATCTGAATGTGTTTTTTCTTCTGACATAGACAAGTATGCTCAAGACAGTTATGAAACCAACTTTGGAGAAAGACCTGCTGGAGACATTACTCAAATCGATGAAAAAGAAATTCCCGACCACGATATTCTTTTTGGTGGATTTCCTTGTCAACCGTTTAGTATAATTGGACAAATGAAAGGAATGGACGATACAAGAGGAACTTTGTTTTTTGATATTGCTCGCATAATTAAAGAGAAAGAGCCAAAAGCATTTATTTTAGAAAATGTAAAGCAACTTGTCGGTCACGATGGAGGAAAAACATTAAAAGTAATCGTACAAGCATTAAAAGACATAGGATATCACGTTCAATATAGCGTTTTAAACGCTTTAGATTATGGATTACCTCAAAAACGCGAAAGAGTTGTTATAGTTGGTCATCGCGAACCAATAATGTTTACTTTTCCAAATCCCGAAAAACCATATAAATCTCTAAAAGAAATTTTAGAAAAAAAAGTTGAAGACAAATATTTTGCGTCTGAATATATAAGAGAAAAAAGAAAGGATAAACATAAATCTTCTTACTATCCATCTATATGGCACGAAAACAAATCTGGGAACGTCTGTTCTTATCCATATTCTTGTGCGCTTCGTTCAGGTGCTTCTCATAATTATCTTCTAGTAAATGGAGAAAGAAGACTAACACCAAGAGAAATGTTTAGATTACAAGGGTTTCCTGATTGGTATAAAATCATAGTAAGTGATGCTCAAGCTAAGAAACAAGCTGGAAACGCTGTCCCTGTTAATATGATAAAAGCAGTTGTGGAAAAACTTCTACCATATGTTGCTACGAGTTTAGATCAAACATCAGTTTTAATAGAATATGACTTACAATACAATCCTAGTTAA
- a CDS encoding nuclear transport factor 2 family protein: protein MKTTKIFNYALLLSFLFTNTIFSQKAENSITKNSLQQEILKMDNLFFNVAFNKCDLKLYKKIMSPKIEFYDDRSGLNTSYKVEIASFKDRCSRPFAVTRKLMSATVHVLGNYGAVEIGVHEFYEDGKKVQRGKFIIIWEKKEGSWIIKRTVSYDHEPV from the coding sequence ATGAAAACAACAAAAATTTTCAATTACGCATTACTCCTTTCTTTTTTATTTACAAACACTATTTTCTCGCAAAAAGCAGAAAATTCAATAACCAAAAATTCATTACAACAGGAGATTCTAAAAATGGACAACTTATTTTTTAATGTTGCATTTAATAAATGTGATTTAAAACTCTATAAGAAAATAATGTCTCCAAAAATAGAGTTTTATGATGATCGTTCTGGGCTTAATACCTCTTATAAAGTAGAAATAGCTTCTTTTAAAGACAGATGTTCTAGACCTTTCGCTGTAACTCGAAAATTGATGAGTGCTACGGTACATGTTTTAGGAAATTATGGTGCTGTAGAAATAGGGGTTCATGAATTTTATGAAGATGGTAAAAAAGTACAAAGAGGAAAATTTATTATTATCTGGGAAAAAAAAGAGGGTTCTTGGATTATAAAACGAACAGTAAGCTACGATCATGAGCCTGTTTAG
- a CDS encoding serine hydrolase, with protein sequence MKKAKFLLITMLCLFIAQPTFSQAYTSNQIDSIVKKAMSIGPNAGVAVVVLKDNKIVHLKGYGVTSNNTKEKVNKNTLFAIASNSKAFTTTALAMLVDQGKLNWLDKVVDYIPEFKMYDSYVTENFNIQDLLTHRSGLGLGAGDLMFFPDGSDFNIKDVLNSFQYQKPTSAFRTKYDYDNLLYVVAGEVVARVSGMSWAKFVETNIMKPLGMQRSAGVYQRLKDKSNVAFPHSAENGKLNQLEHYIKNDESLGAAGGIYTSVNDLSKWLIMHLNNGKYGNDFSKTMISKKSHDELWKPHTNIGFNVNPKPPYKTHFNAYGLGWRISDKGGYLTIEHTGGLPGMLSRTILIPELNVGIVVLTNTAPGGNSFWTIPNEIMDAYLGIKKTDWISLMEKNLQKNAAQSDAVTKAVWNTVAKANSNHIKHSDYIGTYKDNWFGKIKIYEKNNKLWFASVRSPKLTGEMSFYKANTFAIKWNYQDMPADALAMFTLDEEGKAVRIKMRGISPNIDFSFDFQDLDLKRVKK encoded by the coding sequence ATGAAAAAAGCAAAATTTCTACTCATCACAATGCTGTGTTTATTTATAGCACAGCCTACATTTAGTCAAGCCTATACTTCTAATCAAATAGATTCTATTGTAAAAAAAGCCATGTCAATTGGCCCAAATGCAGGAGTTGCAGTTGTTGTTCTTAAAGACAATAAAATAGTGCACTTAAAAGGCTACGGAGTTACTTCTAACAACACCAAAGAAAAAGTAAATAAAAATACTCTTTTTGCCATTGCATCCAACTCTAAAGCTTTTACAACAACAGCTTTGGCAATGTTGGTTGATCAAGGAAAATTAAATTGGTTGGATAAAGTGGTAGATTATATTCCAGAATTTAAAATGTACGATTCGTATGTAACAGAAAATTTCAACATTCAAGATCTACTAACGCATAGGAGTGGACTTGGTTTGGGTGCAGGAGATTTGATGTTTTTTCCTGACGGATCTGATTTTAATATTAAAGATGTACTCAATAGTTTTCAATATCAAAAACCAACATCGGCTTTTAGAACAAAATACGATTATGACAATTTATTGTACGTTGTTGCTGGAGAAGTTGTTGCTAGAGTTAGTGGAATGAGTTGGGCTAAATTTGTAGAAACTAACATCATGAAACCATTAGGAATGCAACGATCGGCAGGTGTGTATCAACGTTTAAAAGACAAAAGCAATGTGGCTTTTCCACATTCAGCAGAAAATGGCAAACTAAATCAACTTGAACATTATATTAAAAATGATGAATCTTTAGGAGCTGCTGGCGGAATTTATACAAGTGTAAACGATTTGAGTAAATGGCTAATCATGCATTTGAACAATGGGAAATACGGCAACGATTTTAGCAAAACAATGATTTCTAAAAAAAGCCATGACGAACTTTGGAAACCACACACCAATATTGGATTTAATGTAAACCCAAAACCTCCATATAAAACACATTTTAATGCTTACGGATTGGGTTGGCGAATCAGTGACAAAGGAGGCTATCTAACGATTGAACACACTGGCGGCTTACCAGGAATGCTTTCAAGAACAATTTTAATTCCAGAGTTAAATGTGGGAATCGTTGTATTGACAAACACAGCTCCAGGAGGAAATAGTTTTTGGACAATTCCTAATGAAATTATGGATGCTTATTTAGGGATTAAAAAAACAGATTGGATTTCTCTTATGGAAAAAAACCTTCAAAAAAATGCAGCCCAAAGTGATGCTGTAACTAAAGCCGTTTGGAATACCGTTGCGAAAGCAAATTCAAATCACATTAAACACTCTGATTATATTGGAACATACAAAGACAATTGGTTTGGGAAGATTAAGATTTATGAGAAAAATAATAAATTATGGTTTGCATCGGTACGTTCTCCAAAATTAACAGGCGAAATGTCTTTCTACAAAGCAAATACTTTTGCAATTAAATGGAATTATCAAGACATGCCTGCAGATGCTTTAGCAATGTTTACACTGGATGAAGAAGGAAAAGCTGTACGAATAAAGATGAGAGGAATATCTCCAAACATCGATTTTAGCTTTGATTTTCAAGACTTAGATTTAAAACGGGTTAAGAAGTAG
- a CDS encoding amidase family protein — MKKILFLFAITLLIISCKEESPKKQFKKYDESAELATQQKHQNKRMQFKLIQSKYLDMNAVFAPFQKELSQFSEEEYNALKPMILEQDIPTLQTHIRNGDFSYEKLTLFYLYRIRKFESDSTKSLNSIIALNPNVLEEARQKDKEKGANSEYSIYGMPIFLKDNIDTNDMPTTAGAIALVENKNTTDAFIVEQLRANGALILGKVNLSEWAYFFCSGCPLGYSAVGGQTLNPYGRGKFETGGSSAGSGVTVAANFAVAAVGTETSGSITSPSSLNSVVGLKPTIGVLSRSGIVPISSTLDTPGPMTKSIIDNAIFLEAMFGYDAKDAASIDKNLKENKFQNAILESSLKGKRFGVLKGLLTDSIYNATVQKMKNAGAEIIEINPERAQFKGFTTLLNIDMKHDLPSYLVNYADKNVTVKSVKDVTLFNLQDSILRAPYGQQLFDGIVKDTTTLEELEVVKKGLTSEGVKFLQDLYDKKLDAILSINNYHSGVAAVAKYPTLTVPMGYKNNGEPISLTFIGKPFSERTLLKAGYAFEQLTKARKVPKNYE, encoded by the coding sequence ATGAAAAAAATACTTTTCCTTTTCGCAATTACTTTACTAATTATCTCTTGTAAAGAAGAATCTCCAAAAAAACAATTTAAAAAATATGATGAATCTGCTGAATTAGCAACTCAACAAAAACATCAAAATAAAAGAATGCAATTTAAACTCATACAATCTAAATATTTAGATATGAATGCTGTTTTTGCACCCTTTCAAAAAGAGCTTTCTCAATTTTCAGAAGAAGAATACAATGCATTAAAACCAATGATTTTGGAACAAGACATTCCGACATTACAAACGCATATTAGAAATGGAGATTTTTCCTATGAAAAACTAACATTATTTTATTTATATCGAATTAGAAAGTTTGAAAGTGATAGCACAAAATCGTTAAACTCAATTATTGCATTGAACCCGAATGTATTAGAAGAAGCACGTCAAAAGGACAAAGAAAAAGGAGCAAATTCTGAGTATTCTATTTATGGAATGCCAATATTCTTAAAAGATAATATAGATACCAATGATATGCCAACAACAGCAGGAGCCATTGCGTTGGTAGAAAATAAAAACACAACAGATGCTTTTATTGTAGAGCAATTAAGAGCAAATGGCGCGTTGATTTTAGGAAAAGTAAACTTAAGTGAATGGGCGTATTTTTTCTGTTCTGGTTGTCCGTTGGGATATTCTGCCGTTGGCGGACAAACCTTAAATCCGTACGGAAGAGGAAAATTTGAAACAGGCGGAAGTTCTGCAGGAAGTGGCGTAACCGTTGCAGCAAATTTTGCAGTTGCTGCAGTAGGAACAGAAACTTCTGGTTCAATCACTTCTCCATCTAGTTTAAATTCTGTTGTAGGCTTAAAACCAACCATTGGTGTGTTAAGCAGAAGCGGAATTGTACCTATTTCTAGTACATTAGATACACCAGGACCAATGACAAAAAGTATTATTGATAATGCTATTTTTTTAGAAGCAATGTTTGGATACGATGCAAAAGATGCTGCTTCAATTGACAAAAATTTAAAAGAAAACAAATTTCAAAATGCTATTTTAGAATCTAGTTTAAAAGGGAAACGATTTGGCGTGTTAAAAGGTTTGTTAACCGATTCTATCTACAATGCAACGGTACAGAAAATGAAAAATGCAGGCGCAGAAATAATAGAAATTAACCCAGAAAGAGCACAATTTAAAGGTTTTACAACCTTGTTAAATATTGATATGAAACACGATTTACCAAGTTATTTGGTAAATTATGCAGATAAAAATGTCACTGTAAAATCAGTAAAAGATGTCACACTTTTTAATTTACAAGATTCTATTTTACGTGCTCCATACGGACAGCAGTTATTTGATGGAATTGTAAAAGATACAACAACCTTAGAAGAATTAGAAGTCGTAAAAAAGGGATTAACATCTGAAGGAGTGAAATTTTTACAAGATTTATATGATAAAAAATTAGATGCTATTTTATCAATTAATAATTACCATTCTGGTGTTGCTGCAGTTGCAAAATATCCAACATTAACTGTGCCAATGGGGTATAAAAATAATGGAGAACCAATTAGTTTAACTTTTATTGGAAAACCATTTTCTGAACGAACTTTGTTAAAAGCTGGTTATGCTTTTGAGCAATTGACAAAAGCGAGAAAGGTTCCGAAAAACTATGAATAA